TGCTGCTGAAGGTAAGGACAAGCGATCTGGAGAAAAAGGCAAGGCATCAGGAACTGGGCATGGTTTCGTTGAGGGAAATGATCAACGAGTGGGCGGGTCATGACCTGATGCATACGGTCCAAGCCGAAAGGGCGCTCCTGCAGCCGTTCATCGAAGAGTGCGGTCCGTGGAAGGTGTATTTTTCGGACCACATCGTCGGGAAGCGTTGACAAAGAGGCGAACGACGAGCGAGGCGGTTTGACGCAATAACGTTATGACGTTATAATGACACAATGAAAACCGCACAGAAAAGAGCCACGGTCTATTTCGATTCCGATCTCCATCGGGCGCTGCGCCTGAAGGCTGCCGAGACGGACCGTTCCATGTCCGACCTGGTGAATGACGCCTTGCGGGTGAGCCTGGCGGAAGACGCGGAAGATCTGGCCGCTTTCGAGGAGCGCGCCGGGGAACCGAACCTCGCGTTCGAGGACTTCCTCAAGGATATGCGGAAGCGTGGCAGGCTATAGGCTCCTCATCAAGCCGTCCGCCGCAAAGGAAATCGAAGCTCTGCCGAAAGCGGATCTCCTCCGCGTCATACGCCGTATCCGGGATCTTTCAGGAAACCCCCGTCCTTCCGGGTGTGAGAAATTATCCGGGCAGGACAGATTTCGCGTTCGGCAAGGGCGCTATCGAATCGTTTATTCCGTCTCCGACGAGGAGCTTGTCGTCTGTGTCGTGAAGGTTGCTCCCCGTCGGGATGTATACAGGTCGTCATGATTCCTGAAAAACGCTACTGGGAAGACCTGAGGGAGGGGGACGGCTTCACCTGCGGCCCCGTGGCCTTCGACCGGGAGGGGATCCTGGACTTCGGGAGGAAATACGACCCGTGGCCGTTCCACGCCGACGAGGCCGCGGCGGAAGGCACTATCTTCGGCGAGCTGGTCGCTTCATCCTTCCATGTCATGGCCACTTTTACGCGGCATGTCGTCGAGGCGCACGGGCACTTGGCGGTTTTGTCCGGACTGGGCGTCAACGAGGTGCGGCTGTTCGCGCCGGTGCGTCCGGGCGACGCCGTGACCTGCGAGGCGCGCTGGACGGAGCTGCGCAGGTCGAAGAGCAAACCGGACCGCGGGATCGCGATCCTTGCTTGCCGTGTGAGGAACCAGCGCGGGGAGGTCGTCCTCGAATACGGCTATCGCTACCTGGTCGCGTGCAGGGAGGAATCTTGACGTTTCTGGATCCTTACTATAATATTTGGTAAGGATACGCATGGAGGTAAGAATATGCCCTTCTCGGTAACCAGCAAGGGACAGGTGACGATTCCGAAGGAAATCAGGGAATACCTCGATATCCGCGCGAACGACCGGGTGGAATTCGTCCGGGAAGGAAATCGCGTCCTGATCGTGCCGGTGAAAACGCTGAAAGATTTGCGGGGGGCGGTGCCCTCGAAAGGAAAGGGCGATTTTTCCGCGGAACGCGCCCGCGCGAAATCCGCGGTGGCGAAGCGGGCCCGAGGCGAGATGGAGTGAAGACCGTTTTCGTCGATGCCAATGTTTTCCTTCGGTATCTGACCGACGACGATCCGGAAAAGGCGGACAGGGTGGAAGCCCTCCTGGACCGGGCCGCCGGGGGAGAGCTGCGGCTGCTGACGACCGAACTCGTGCTTGCCGAGGTTGTGTGGGTGCTCGAATCGGGTTACGACCTGAAGAATCACCAGATCGCGCCGATGATCCGGGCAATCCTGGCCTCCCCCGGCATCGAGGTGATCAACGGAAAGCTGGTGGAGCGGGGTCTGGATTTCTATCATGGGCGAAATGTCGATTTTATAGACGGCTATATCGCTGCCGTCATGGAGAAGCGGAATGTCAGGGAGATATTTTCCTTCGATCGGAAGCATATGAAAAAGATAGGCACCGTTACCAGGATGGAGCCGTAAGGACCGGACAAGTGCGCAGGACCGACAAGGAGATGTCTTCCCGGGAGGAGATGGACCGGGTCATCCGCGGGAGTCTCGTGTGCCGGATCGCGCTGGCGGTGGACGGCATGCCGTACATCGTGCCCGTCTCGTTCGGCTACGATGGCGAGGCGATCTACCTGCATACCGCTCGTGAAGGAAGGAAGATCGACGGCTTTCGGAGCGGCGGAAGCGTGTGCTTCGAATTCGAACGGGGCGTGGAGCTGCTGCGGAAGTCGGATGATCCCTGCGGGTGGACGTTCTCCTACGAAAGCGTGATCGGCTTCGGGAAGATCCGCGAGCTGGAATCGCCCGCGCAGCGGGAGCTCGGAATGAAAACGATCGTCGCGCAATACTCCGGCAAGGAATGCGCCTTCGGCGAGGACCGGTTGAAGAACGTCCGCATCTGGAAGATCGGGATCGATTCGATGACAGGAAAACGATCCGGTCGCCCGCCCGCAGCTCAGCCCCTCTTGTAGCCCTTTCCCAGGAAGTACATCTCGAACGACTCCCTGCGCGTGGCCTCGGGGCGGATGCGCCGCAGCTCGCGGAAGAAGGGTTTCAGCTCCGCGAAGACCTCGTCGCTTTCCGCGCCGCCGAAGATCTTGGCGAGGAAAGCGCCGCCCTCCTTCAGCGTCTCCCGGGCGAGCGCGAAGACGGAGCGGACAAGATTCGCGGAGCGCGCCTGGTCGGTGAACGCGCTGCCGGTGGTGTTCGGCGCGGCGTCCGAGACGACGGCGTCGGCCATCCCGCCGAGGAAGGCGATCAGTTCGGCAGGCAGGGCAGGGTCGGTGAGGTCCCGCTGCCAGAAGCGGAAGTGATCGCCCGGCAGCGGGTCCATCGGAAGCAGGTCGACGGCCGCGACTTTCCCCTTCCTGCCGACGAGCTCCAGCAGCACCTGGCTCCACCCGCCGGGCGCGGCTCCGGCGTCGATGACGCGGTCCCCGGGACGGACCGCCTTCTCCTTCCCGGCGATCTGCGTCAGCTTGTAGGCGGCGCGGGAGCGGTATCCTTCCTTCTTCGCCCGCAGGTAGAATGCGTCCTTCCGCTTGTACATGCCCTCCATGCTATCGGATCCAGGGCCGGTTGACGCCGGAAATCCGGTAATATAATGTCATCGCACAGGGGGGGCCATCCGATCGACATCAACGGCGTATTCCGCTACCTGGGGCGCGACCTGCGCGCGGTGGAGCGCGCGCTGGTCACGAACCTGAAATCCCCGGTTCCCCTCATCCCGGTCGTGGGCAGGCACATCACCCTGTCGGGCGGGAAACGGATCCGCCCCGCCGTGCTGCTGCTTTGCGCCGACGCGTGCGGGTACCGGGGGCCGCGCCGGACCGTCATGTCCGTGGTGACGGAATACATGCACACCGCGACGCTATTGCACGACGACGTGGTCGACCTC
This region of Thermodesulfobacteriota bacterium genomic DNA includes:
- a CDS encoding CopG family transcriptional regulator, producing MKTAQKRATVYFDSDLHRALRLKAAETDRSMSDLVNDALRVSLAEDAEDLAAFEERAGEPNLAFEDFLKDMRKRGRL
- a CDS encoding type II toxin-antitoxin system RelE/ParE family toxin, whose amino-acid sequence is MAGYRLLIKPSAAKEIEALPKADLLRVIRRIRDLSGNPRPSGCEKLSGQDRFRVRQGRYRIVYSVSDEELVVCVVKVAPRRDVYRSS
- a CDS encoding MaoC/PaaZ C-terminal domain-containing protein, which codes for MIPEKRYWEDLREGDGFTCGPVAFDREGILDFGRKYDPWPFHADEAAAEGTIFGELVASSFHVMATFTRHVVEAHGHLAVLSGLGVNEVRLFAPVRPGDAVTCEARWTELRRSKSKPDRGIAILACRVRNQRGEVVLEYGYRYLVACREES
- a CDS encoding AbrB/MazE/SpoVT family DNA-binding domain-containing protein, with product MPFSVTSKGQVTIPKEIREYLDIRANDRVEFVREGNRVLIVPVKTLKDLRGAVPSKGKGDFSAERARAKSAVAKRARGEME
- a CDS encoding type II toxin-antitoxin system VapC family toxin — its product is MKTVFVDANVFLRYLTDDDPEKADRVEALLDRAAGGELRLLTTELVLAEVVWVLESGYDLKNHQIAPMIRAILASPGIEVINGKLVERGLDFYHGRNVDFIDGYIAAVMEKRNVREIFSFDRKHMKKIGTVTRMEP
- a CDS encoding pyridoxamine 5'-phosphate oxidase family protein encodes the protein MRRTDKEMSSREEMDRVIRGSLVCRIALAVDGMPYIVPVSFGYDGEAIYLHTAREGRKIDGFRSGGSVCFEFERGVELLRKSDDPCGWTFSYESVIGFGKIRELESPAQRELGMKTIVAQYSGKECAFGEDRLKNVRIWKIGIDSMTGKRSGRPPAAQPLL
- a CDS encoding RlmE family RNA methyltransferase — encoded protein: MYKRKDAFYLRAKKEGYRSRAAYKLTQIAGKEKAVRPGDRVIDAGAAPGGWSQVLLELVGRKGKVAAVDLLPMDPLPGDHFRFWQRDLTDPALPAELIAFLGGMADAVVSDAAPNTTGSAFTDQARSANLVRSVFALARETLKEGGAFLAKIFGGAESDEVFAELKPFFRELRRIRPEATRRESFEMYFLGKGYKRG